One Dysidea avara chromosome 7, odDysAvar1.4, whole genome shotgun sequence genomic region harbors:
- the LOC136259774 gene encoding phosphatidylserine synthase 1-like, whose protein sequence is MSSGDDVMFCPQGYENKHNQVVRRKAAERFKDDMSDSSDINTDTYSTCSDSWEKWDSVNERRVTEITFHFFYQPRTLTLLLAGSIFMLYFAFTSDANIDRAINIWTGILAVVFVFLSVGLLVFPNGPFIRPHPAIWRIIFGFSLLYLFMMVFVLFQKRSDVLEAIYWFDPSLRGFDIDWSEFTPDCSLKFANIWSRIDYFIPAHFLGWLYKALIIRNWGIVMACSIMWEFTELFFAHILPNFVECWWDILLLDLLTCNGLGIVCGMYLVHKLEVRFYHWESIKDIRGTRGKLSRAVLQFTPENWTHERWMDPSSGFMRLIAIFILIFSIQVIDLNAFLLKRVLSLPVGHPLNFIRLAVIGTIGAPSMRQYYTYVTDRTCKRLGTQAWVFYAIAIAELLASIKFGLEVLPKPAIPLLIGWFLFQIILGCVVLVGIVAYRVRKEHLALWERLQQKAARKKHRRKRSLHVHMSADT, encoded by the coding sequence ATGAGCAGTGGAGACGATGTTATGTTCTGCCCACAAGGGTACGAGAACAAACACAACCAGGTCGTTCGTAGGAAAGCAGCAGAGAGATTCAAGGACGATATGAGCGACTCCTCAGACATCAATACGGACACCTACTCCACCTGCTCGGACAGCTGGGAGAAATGGGACTCCGTCAATGAACGTAGAGTAACAGAAATCACCTTCCATTTCTTCTACCAGCCTAGAACCTTAACTCTCCTCCTGGCTGGTTCAATATTTATGCTGTATTTTGCATTCACTAGTGATGCAAACATCGACCGAGCTATCAATATATGGACAGGTATCCTAGCAGTTGTGTTTGTCTTTCTTTCAGTTGGTCTCCTGGTGTTCCCCAATGGACCGTTCATTCGTCCTCACCCAGCAATTTGGAGGATAATATTTGGATTTAGTTTACTCTATTTATTTATGATGGTTTTTGTGCTGTTCCAGAAACGATCTGATGTTCTTGAAGCCATATACTGGTTTGATCCGAGTTTAAGAGGGTTTGACATAGACTGGTCAGAATTTACACCAGACTGCAGTTTAAAGTTTGCCAACATTTGGTCACGGATAGATTACTTCATTCCAGCACACTTTTTGGGTTGGCTGTACAAAGCCCTCATCATTAGAAATTGGGGGATAGTGATGGCTTGCAGCATCATGTGGGAATTCACGGAACTGTTTTTTGCTCACATCCTGCCCAACTTTGTGGAATGCTGGTGGGATATTCTGCTGTTGGACCTCCTAACTTGCAATGGACTAGGAATTGTGTGTGGCATGTATCTCGTCCACAAACTAGAAGTCAGATTTTATCACTGGGAAAGCATCAAAGACATCCGTGGCACCCGTGGAAAACTCAGTCGTGCTGTTTTACAATTTACACCTGAGAACTGGACGCATGAACgatggatggatccatccaGTGGCTTTATGCGACTGATAGCTATATTTATACTCATATTCTCAATTCAAGTGATTGATCTTAACGCTTTTCTACTAAAGAGAGTGCTAAGTCTCCCTGTTGGTCATCCACTGAACTTCATCAGGTTGGCAGTGATTGGTACAATAGGGGCACCATCAATGAGACAATATTATACCTATGTTACTGATCGAACATGCAAGAGGCTAGGGACACAGGCTTGGGTGTTTTATGCCATTGCAATTGCAGAACTGTTAGCTTCCATAAAGTTTGGACTTGAGGTGTTGCCCAAGCCAGCCATTCCACTGCTGATAGGCTGGTTCTTGTTTCAAATAATTCTTGGCTGTGTGGTGCTGGTTGGAATTGTGGCTTATCGTGTGCGGAAGGAACATCTTGCCTTATGGGAGAGACTACAGCAGAAAGCTGCTAGAAAGAAACACCGCCGAAAGAGATCGCTGCATGTTCACATGAGCGCAGACACTTAA
- the LOC136259758 gene encoding ceramide kinase-like isoform X1, whose protein sequence is MEQSTSDPVHPIVNGGCRHEHEGTTMNGKSDPVNSHESDSSSTTANGGDTVNRRRGDRCLIRLRSMVVVFEEDVSVGGKLCKARLEDDHIEWITGKGKSTQLYFTDILAATVGHSKSALKHKSKSTTTPQPTTITLHAFQHKKPGDILKIMLSFNDYETCYTWNEQLQYKMQSSSNRPRRLYVVVNPHSGKGHACRTWFRVESMFSDAMIKTDVVSFREPGQARNRVQRLDLSQYDGIIGVGGDGLFNELLNGILLQSQYNAGVNLKRARFIPVQPFIRLGMIPAGATDSIVHSTMGYSNPVAAAAQIILGYTTPIDVCSLCYNGQLVTFSAAAMNFGIKQDPTTPLGREYQWIGHKSLFDSSALKSVWKNKTFEGELSYVVCDEQLNNSTKCGVRCQTCGSYDAAVDSPSLNHDKGASVTAVYTEIDRAEEHNWEHANGEFCCIVVAPHVCASYHNSAGISPYGHLGNGCVDLIMVKKQSIYQRAKLFLHHKTATPTVTVKRVTEFKFRELASGVDISCRSPVRNDSNDYQMPTASSSIIDDDELTNRRAGQERASSAPVDLLGPPLPERPATMKHGSVGADLFGSLGAWNIDGDELQYSNLDVRVHRQLISLFAYGVETPKDQHSVEDTTCDTSIICSNPRGSSSPVPQSTTV, encoded by the exons ATGGAGCAATCTACGAGCGATCCGGTGCACCCCATCGTAAATGGAGGGTGTAGACACGAACATGAAGGAACAACGATGAACGGTAAAAGCGACCCAGTTAATTCACATGAAAGTGACAGCTCCAGTACTACAGCGAATGGTGGCGACACAGTGAACAGAAGAAGGGGCGATCGTTGTTTGATTAGGCTTCGATCTATGGTGGTAGTATTTGAAGAGGACGTCTCAGTAGGCGGGAAACTGTGCAAAGCTCGACTGGAAGATGACCATATCGAATGGATTACTGGGAAAG GTAAATCCACTCAGTTGTATTTCACCGACATCCTTGCTGCTACTGTTGGCCACAGTAAGAGTGCACTAAAGCATAAATCGAAGTCAACAACTACACCACAGCCAACTACCATCACCCTCCATGCATTCCAACACAAGAAACCCGGTGACATTTTGAAGATCATGTTGAGTTTCAATGATTACGAGACATGCTACACGTGGAATGAACAGCTCCAATACAAGATGCAGA GTTCCAGCAATAGACCAAGAAGATTGTATGTTGTTGTCAATCCTCACAGTGGCAAGGGACATGCATGCAGAACATGGTTTAGAGTAGAGTCAATGTTCTCTGATGCCATGATTAAAACTGACGTTGTAT CATTCAGAGAACCAGGTCAAGCCAGGAATCGAGTACAAAGATTAGATTTATCCCAGTATGATGG GATAATTGGAGTGGGAGGAGATGGGTTATTTAATGAATTACTCAATGGAATTCTCCTACAATCACAATACAATGCTGGCGTCAACCTCAAGCGTGCCCGATTCATTCCTGTTCAACCGTTCATCAGACTGGGGATGATACCTGCGGGTGCCACTGACTCAATTGTCCACTCAACAATGGGATACAGTAACCCAGTGGCTGCAGCTGCACAAATAATACTGG GCTACACTACTCCGATTGATGTGTGCAGTTTATGTTACAATGGACAACTGGTAACATTTTCAGCAGCTGCAATGAACTTTGGCATCAAGCAGGATCCCACCACACCACTAGGCAGAGAATACCAGTGGATAGGACATAAATCATTGTTTGACTCATCTGCGTTGAAGTCTGTCTGGAAAAACAA GACATTTGAAGGAGAATTGTCTTATGTTGTATGTGATGAGCAGTTGAATAATTCTACCAAGTGCGGTGTCAG GTGTCAAACGTGTGGCAGTTATGATGCTGCCGTGGACTCACCAAGTCTCAACCATGACAAAGGTGCCTCCGTCACTGCTGTATACACTGAAATTGATC GAGCAGAAGAACACAATTGGGAACACGCTAATGGAGAGTTTTGCTGTATTGTAGTGGCTCCTCATGTTTGTGCGTCATATCATAATTCAGCAGGAATATCTCCATATGGTCACCTTGGTAATGGTTGTGTTGACTTGATAATGGTCAAGAAACAGTCAATTTATCAGAGAGCCAAACTGTTTTTACACCACAAGACAGCCACTCCAACTGTAACTGTTAAGAGAGTGACAGAATTTAAATTTCGTGAGCTAGCAAGTGGTGTTGATATATCATGCCGGTCACCGGTACGGAATGATAGTAATGACTATCAGATGCCTACAGCGTCATCCTCAattattgatgatgatgaattaACCAATCGCAGAGCAGGACAAGAGAGAGCGAGTAGTGCACCTGTAGATCTTCTTGGTCCGCCTTTACCAGAAAGACcagctacaatgaaacatgGTTCAGTTGGTGCTGACCTTTTTGGCTCACTTGGTGCTTGGAATATAGACGGAGATGAACTCCAGTATTCCAATTTAGACGTCAG GGTGCATAGACAGCTAATATCATTGTTTGCATATGGTGTGGAGACACCGAAAGATCAACATTCTGTCGAGGACACGACATGTGATACTAGTATAATATGTTCCAACCCTCGAGGCTCATCCAGTCCAGTTCCACAATCCACTACAGTATGA
- the LOC136259758 gene encoding ceramide kinase-like isoform X2, giving the protein MEQSTSDPVHPIVNGGCRHEHEGTTMNANGGDTVNRRRGDRCLIRLRSMVVVFEEDVSVGGKLCKARLEDDHIEWITGKGKSTQLYFTDILAATVGHSKSALKHKSKSTTTPQPTTITLHAFQHKKPGDILKIMLSFNDYETCYTWNEQLQYKMQSSSNRPRRLYVVVNPHSGKGHACRTWFRVESMFSDAMIKTDVVSFREPGQARNRVQRLDLSQYDGIIGVGGDGLFNELLNGILLQSQYNAGVNLKRARFIPVQPFIRLGMIPAGATDSIVHSTMGYSNPVAAAAQIILGYTTPIDVCSLCYNGQLVTFSAAAMNFGIKQDPTTPLGREYQWIGHKSLFDSSALKSVWKNKTFEGELSYVVCDEQLNNSTKCGVRCQTCGSYDAAVDSPSLNHDKGASVTAVYTEIDRAEEHNWEHANGEFCCIVVAPHVCASYHNSAGISPYGHLGNGCVDLIMVKKQSIYQRAKLFLHHKTATPTVTVKRVTEFKFRELASGVDISCRSPVRNDSNDYQMPTASSSIIDDDELTNRRAGQERASSAPVDLLGPPLPERPATMKHGSVGADLFGSLGAWNIDGDELQYSNLDVRVHRQLISLFAYGVETPKDQHSVEDTTCDTSIICSNPRGSSSPVPQSTTV; this is encoded by the exons ATGGAGCAATCTACGAGCGATCCGGTGCACCCCATCGTAAATGGAGGGTGTAGACACGAACATGAAGGAACAACGATGAACG CGAATGGTGGCGACACAGTGAACAGAAGAAGGGGCGATCGTTGTTTGATTAGGCTTCGATCTATGGTGGTAGTATTTGAAGAGGACGTCTCAGTAGGCGGGAAACTGTGCAAAGCTCGACTGGAAGATGACCATATCGAATGGATTACTGGGAAAG GTAAATCCACTCAGTTGTATTTCACCGACATCCTTGCTGCTACTGTTGGCCACAGTAAGAGTGCACTAAAGCATAAATCGAAGTCAACAACTACACCACAGCCAACTACCATCACCCTCCATGCATTCCAACACAAGAAACCCGGTGACATTTTGAAGATCATGTTGAGTTTCAATGATTACGAGACATGCTACACGTGGAATGAACAGCTCCAATACAAGATGCAGA GTTCCAGCAATAGACCAAGAAGATTGTATGTTGTTGTCAATCCTCACAGTGGCAAGGGACATGCATGCAGAACATGGTTTAGAGTAGAGTCAATGTTCTCTGATGCCATGATTAAAACTGACGTTGTAT CATTCAGAGAACCAGGTCAAGCCAGGAATCGAGTACAAAGATTAGATTTATCCCAGTATGATGG GATAATTGGAGTGGGAGGAGATGGGTTATTTAATGAATTACTCAATGGAATTCTCCTACAATCACAATACAATGCTGGCGTCAACCTCAAGCGTGCCCGATTCATTCCTGTTCAACCGTTCATCAGACTGGGGATGATACCTGCGGGTGCCACTGACTCAATTGTCCACTCAACAATGGGATACAGTAACCCAGTGGCTGCAGCTGCACAAATAATACTGG GCTACACTACTCCGATTGATGTGTGCAGTTTATGTTACAATGGACAACTGGTAACATTTTCAGCAGCTGCAATGAACTTTGGCATCAAGCAGGATCCCACCACACCACTAGGCAGAGAATACCAGTGGATAGGACATAAATCATTGTTTGACTCATCTGCGTTGAAGTCTGTCTGGAAAAACAA GACATTTGAAGGAGAATTGTCTTATGTTGTATGTGATGAGCAGTTGAATAATTCTACCAAGTGCGGTGTCAG GTGTCAAACGTGTGGCAGTTATGATGCTGCCGTGGACTCACCAAGTCTCAACCATGACAAAGGTGCCTCCGTCACTGCTGTATACACTGAAATTGATC GAGCAGAAGAACACAATTGGGAACACGCTAATGGAGAGTTTTGCTGTATTGTAGTGGCTCCTCATGTTTGTGCGTCATATCATAATTCAGCAGGAATATCTCCATATGGTCACCTTGGTAATGGTTGTGTTGACTTGATAATGGTCAAGAAACAGTCAATTTATCAGAGAGCCAAACTGTTTTTACACCACAAGACAGCCACTCCAACTGTAACTGTTAAGAGAGTGACAGAATTTAAATTTCGTGAGCTAGCAAGTGGTGTTGATATATCATGCCGGTCACCGGTACGGAATGATAGTAATGACTATCAGATGCCTACAGCGTCATCCTCAattattgatgatgatgaattaACCAATCGCAGAGCAGGACAAGAGAGAGCGAGTAGTGCACCTGTAGATCTTCTTGGTCCGCCTTTACCAGAAAGACcagctacaatgaaacatgGTTCAGTTGGTGCTGACCTTTTTGGCTCACTTGGTGCTTGGAATATAGACGGAGATGAACTCCAGTATTCCAATTTAGACGTCAG GGTGCATAGACAGCTAATATCATTGTTTGCATATGGTGTGGAGACACCGAAAGATCAACATTCTGTCGAGGACACGACATGTGATACTAGTATAATATGTTCCAACCCTCGAGGCTCATCCAGTCCAGTTCCACAATCCACTACAGTATGA
- the LOC136259773 gene encoding glucose-6-phosphate 1-dehydrogenase-like, whose product MSASKECSTFIVMGASGDLAKKKIYPTLWQLYKKELFPANTKIVGYARSALSITQLKERVKPFLKLGADEEKKCDDFFGINEYVRGAYDEKEAFDNLAAKIWKLEQGFTAGNRLFYLALPPSVFDVVTTNIKLCCMSKTGWSRVIVEKPFGKDLESSEKLSSHLAGLFKEEEIYRIDHYLGKEMVQNLMVLRFANCILGPVWNRNYINNVVITFKEPFGTKGRGGYFDEFGIIRDVMQNHLLQIFCLTAMEKPCSNAAGDIRDEKVKVLKSVPPIELDDVVLGQYVGDPKGEGDIKEGYLDDPTVPTGSITPTYAMAVMKIKNERWDGVPFIVKCGKALNERKTEVRVQFKDVPGDIFEGKAKRNELVIRVQPNEAVYLKMMTKQPGMSDDIVESELDLTYKARYKDVPLPDAYERLILDVFYGLQTNFVRSDELAEAWRIFTPLLHQIDREKIKPTPYVYGSRGPPEADAKAKGEGFCFSPSYKWNKPQPF is encoded by the exons ATGAGCGCGTCTAAAGAATGTTCTACGTTCATTGTGATGGGCGCTTCG GGAGATCTTGCTAAGAAGAAGATCTACCCAACACTTTG GCAGTTGTACAAAAAGGAACTGTTCCCTGCTAACACTAAGATAGTTGGCTATGCTCGATCTGCTCTTAGTATTACACAATTAAAGGAAAGAGTGAAGCCATTCCTAAAG CTTGGAGCCGATGAGGAGAAGAAATGTGATGACTTCTTTGGCATCAATGAGTATGTCAGGGGTGCATACGATGAGAAAGAAGCTTTTGATAATCTTGCTGCTAAAATCTGGAAGCTGGAACAAGGCTTTACTGCTGGCAATAGATTGTTCTACCTTGCCCTGCCCCCATCTGTGTTTGATGTTGTCACCACCAACATCAAGCTCTGTTGCATGAGCAAGAC GGGTTGGAGCCGTGTTATAGTGGAGAAGCCATTTGGCAAAGACTTGGAAAGTTCTGAGAAGCTTTCTTCACATTTGGCCGGACTATTTAAGGAGGAAGAGATCTACCGTATTGATCATTATCTTGGCAAAGAAATGGTGCAGAATTTGATGGTGCTTCG GTTTGCCAACTGCATTCTGGGCCCTGTGTGGAACAGAAACTACATAAACAATGTAGTGATTACCTTCAAGGAACCATTTGGGACTAAAGGACGTGGAGGGTACTTTGATGAATTTGGTATAATAAG GGATGTGATGCAGAACCATTTACTGCAAATATTTTGTCTTACTGCTATGGAAAAGCCATGCAGCAATGCAGCAGGTGATATTCGTGATGAGAAG GTGAAGGTACTAAAGAGTGTACCCCCAATTGAGCTGGATGATGTTGTACTAGGACAATATGTCGGTGATCCTAAAGGAGAGGGGGACATTAAGGAAGGTTACCTTGATGACCCTACAGTGCCTACAGGCTCCATCACACCCACCTATGCCATGGCAGTTATGAAAATCAAAAATGAGCGATGGGATG GAGTTCCATTTATTGTCAAGTGTGGAAAAG CCCTCAACGAACGCAAGACAGAAGTACGTGTTCAGTTTAAGGATGTTCCAGGTGATATCTTTGAAGGGAAAGCAAAACGGAATGAGCTGGTGATACGAGTGCAGCCAAATGAG GCTGTCTACCTTAAGATGATGACCAAGCAGCCTGGAATGTCTGATGACATTGTTGAGTCAGAGCTTGATCTCACATACAAGGCCAGATACAAG GATGTCCCCCTACCTGATGCCTACGAGAGACTGATCCTTGATGTGTTCTATGGTTTACAGACTAACTTTGTTCGCAGCGACGAACTGGCTGAGGCATGGAGAATTTTTACTCCTCTGCTACATCAGATTGACAGAGAAAAGATCAAACCAACTCCTTATGTCTATGGCTC TCGTGGACCACCAGAAGCTGATGCTAAGGCTAAAGGTGAAGGTTTCTGCTTCTCTCCGTCATATAAGTGGAACAAACCCCAACCCTTCTGA
- the LOC136259756 gene encoding uncharacterized protein — translation MAEGTSERNGPISNIMNSLWSNSSSNDDAFFDSLKLTKKQRIIGFFTSLILGAFCFALALLLLPFLILKVRKFVVLFTLGSVFSLGSFSFLWGPWNHMMHLISLERLPFTIAYVLSLAATLWAALGAHSTILTLVFSVIQIGALVWFLVSYIPGGTTGLKFFSKLCTKLVSSSVSSTLDV, via the exons ATGGCAGAAGGAACTAGTGAAAGGAATGGACCTATatcaaatattatgaactcattATGGAGTAATAGTAGTAGTAATGATGATGCATTTTTCGATTCGCTTAAATTA ACAAAAAAGCAGAGGATAATAGGATTTTTCACTTCTTTAATACTTGGTGCATTCTGTTTCGCACTG GCACTGTTGCTGCTTCCATTTCTCATTTTGAAAGTCAGAAAGTTTGTCGTCCTCTTCACTCTTGGAAGTGTTTTTAGTCTTGGAAG TTTCTCTTTCCTATGGGGTCCATGGAATCACATGATGCATCTAATTTCACTTGAGAGGTTGCCATTCACCATAGCATATGTCTTGTCGCTGGCTGCCACATTATGGGCAGCACTAGGG GCTCACAGTACAATTCTTACACTAGTATTTTCAGTGATTCAGATTGGAGCATTAGTATG GTTCCTTGTAAGCTATATACCTGGAGGAACTACTGGACTGAAGTTCTTCTCTaaactgtgtacaaaattaGTCTCTTCATCAGTGTCCTCCACACTGGATGTATAA